A stretch of Acidobacteriota bacterium DNA encodes these proteins:
- the amrB gene encoding AmmeMemoRadiSam system protein B — MNRKPAVSGMFYPSTPAELREMIEEFVDRKAAKEKAIAIISPHAGYIYSGKVAGRIFSSVELPENFIILCPNHTGRGARASIMDYGTWETPLGKVKINSDLALLLKDNSPTLEADSDAHIREHSLEVQLPFLQHLLDDFSFVPICLSTQSYRELTDIGEGIASSVREYEKPVLIIVSSDMTHYEDANSAREKDMKAIRMIEEINPRGLYDTVRSEGITMCGYAPAVSALEACCQLKAKRGKLVIYTTSGDTTGDYSSVVAYAGVLIA, encoded by the coding sequence ATGAACAGAAAACCCGCCGTTTCTGGAATGTTCTATCCCAGCACTCCTGCCGAATTAAGAGAAATGATAGAAGAATTTGTAGATAGGAAAGCTGCTAAGGAGAAAGCAATTGCCATCATCTCTCCTCATGCAGGGTACATCTATTCTGGAAAAGTCGCGGGGAGAATATTTTCTTCCGTCGAGCTGCCTGAGAATTTCATAATACTCTGCCCGAATCATACGGGGCGTGGAGCCAGAGCCTCAATCATGGATTACGGTACCTGGGAAACCCCTCTCGGCAAGGTGAAAATCAATTCCGATCTTGCCCTCCTTCTCAAAGATAACTCACCGACGCTGGAGGCCGATTCGGATGCGCACATCCGTGAACACTCTCTGGAAGTTCAGCTCCCCTTTCTCCAGCACCTTCTCGACGATTTTTCCTTCGTGCCGATATGTCTGTCGACACAGAGCTACAGGGAGCTAACGGATATCGGGGAAGGGATCGCTTCCTCGGTCAGGGAGTATGAGAAACCAGTGCTCATCATCGTGAGCAGCGACATGACTCATTATGAAGATGCCAATTCCGCGAGGGAGAAGGACATGAAAGCCATCAGGATGATAGAAGAAATCAATCCACGGGGTCTTTACGACACGGTAAGGAGCGAGGGAATCACCATGTGCGGCTATGCTCCGGCCGTTTCCGCTCTCGAGGCATGCTGCCAGTTGAAAGCAAAGAGAGGCAAACTGGTAATCTACACGACATCTGGAGATACGACAGGTGATTACAGTAGTGTTGTTGCCTATGCGGGTGTTCTTATAGCTTGA
- a CDS encoding sigma-70 family RNA polymerase sigma factor, translating to MFQPKENFEEYIRDKFEDVEFEEIDQEAESVETETIPELPEIPSSIPKKLLPLYLREMGSTPLINEAEEVKYAKLLLEGRKAVAKLVKNLPASARKIILPERERWRKVEERPLDEISDIVDRILCYADNIAGRHEFDRIKQEAMAAQRKITAARDKLILANLRLVVHLAKKFLNHGIPFMDLIQEGNIGLMKAVEKFEYTRGNKFGTYAYWWIKQSIERAIADKARTIRIPVHVNEKMKKIARAARELEEKLRRRPTPEEIAKKVRLPIEKVEEILGVVREPQALDETHNTEDGYGMLRFVPDAKAVSPHDVTVDMELKSKLDNIMQALTMREQRIIRMRFGIGQGSPSTLEEIGRKMNLSRERIRQIEAAALKKIKRVDDCCILKDYLSS from the coding sequence ATGTTTCAACCTAAAGAAAATTTTGAAGAGTACATAAGAGACAAGTTTGAGGATGTAGAGTTCGAAGAGATCGATCAGGAAGCCGAATCCGTTGAAACAGAGACGATTCCCGAGCTCCCTGAGATCCCTTCCTCCATACCGAAGAAGCTTCTCCCGCTTTACCTCCGTGAGATGGGAAGCACACCCCTCATCAACGAGGCAGAGGAAGTGAAGTATGCAAAACTGCTGCTTGAGGGAAGGAAAGCCGTGGCCAAACTGGTGAAGAACCTTCCCGCTTCTGCCAGGAAAATCATTCTTCCGGAACGGGAGAGATGGAGAAAGGTCGAGGAGAGACCGCTGGATGAGATAAGCGACATCGTCGACAGGATTCTATGTTACGCTGACAACATAGCCGGCAGGCATGAGTTCGACAGAATTAAGCAGGAAGCCATGGCAGCCCAGAGGAAGATCACGGCGGCAAGGGACAAGCTGATCCTTGCCAACCTGAGACTCGTTGTCCATCTTGCCAAGAAATTCCTCAATCATGGGATACCTTTCATGGATCTCATCCAGGAGGGAAACATTGGTTTGATGAAGGCCGTTGAGAAATTCGAATACACGAGAGGAAACAAGTTCGGTACTTATGCCTACTGGTGGATCAAGCAATCCATTGAGAGAGCTATCGCCGACAAGGCCAGAACCATTCGGATTCCGGTCCATGTCAACGAGAAGATGAAGAAGATAGCTCGCGCTGCGAGAGAACTCGAAGAGAAACTCCGAAGGAGGCCAACGCCGGAGGAGATTGCCAAGAAGGTAAGGCTTCCGATCGAGAAAGTGGAAGAGATCCTCGGAGTTGTACGCGAGCCTCAAGCTCTGGATGAGACTCACAATACGGAAGACGGGTATGGAATGCTCCGGTTCGTTCCTGATGCAAAGGCCGTCTCTCCCCATGACGTGACCGTTGACATGGAACTGAAATCAAAACTGGATAACATCATGCAGGCTCTGACGATGAGAGAACAGAGGATCATCAGGATGAGGTTCGGGATCGGCCAGGGATCTCCAAGCACGCTGGAAGAGATCGGGAGGAAGATGAATCTTTCCAGAGAGAGGATCAGGCAGATCGAGGCAGCGGCTCTCAAGAAGATCAAAAGAGTGGATGACTGTTGCATCTTGAAAGATTACCTCTCCTCCTGA